Part of the Halorhabdus utahensis DSM 12940 genome, TGCCCACGGTCGCCGAAAGGTAGATCCACTGGGTGTCGCCCGACTGAGAACTCGAAGCTGACCCGCCCCGTCCGCCGGAGCGATTCGAGCGGGCTGCCGTCTTCCCACCCGATTCGCAGTAGTATTTCAGCCGCGAGATGAGCCCGTCCAGCCGGTGGCCCCGCTCGCCCTCGCCGAGGGTGTGGACCTCGTCGATGACGACGGTCCCGATGTCCCCGAGGTCGTGACCGACCCGCAGCGCGTGGTCGATCCCTTCGTAGGTCCCGACGATGATGTCGGCGCTGGGATCGAACCCACCGCCGTCTCCGCGGATTCGGCTCGATCCGACCCGGAGGCTCACGTCGGCGATATCGCCGTACTCAGCCTGGAAGTCCTGGTATTTCTGGTTGGCCAGTGCCACCAGCGGGACCAGAAACAGCATCTTGCCTTTCCCGTTGAGTACCCGATCGATACCGGCCATCTCGCCGATCAGCGTTTTCCCGGTTGCGGTCGCCGAGACCACGAGCTGGTCCTGCCCGTCGGTGACGCCGTTCTCGACGGCGAGGCTCTGGACGGGCAGGAGTTCGTCGAACTGCCCCTCCAGTTTCTGCTGCATTCCCGGGTGCAACGAAAGGGAGTCCGTCGGCACCAGATCGATGTCCTCGACCGTGGCGCTGATCTCGTCGAACTTCGTGAGTTCCGGGTCGAGTTCGCCCGAGAGGAGATTGACGATGCGTTCGAGGTCCTGGACATCCAATAAGAGTTCTTCCAGCCGATCACGGGCCGTCCCGGTCACGTCGCCGTGGTAGGCGAGTTCGCGTTCGAGTTCCGTGATCGCACACGACGGGCAGATGTCCTCGCCGTCGGCGTCGATCGCCGTCTCGCTCGTGATCGGCGAGTATTTGCCAGCCGACGCGCAAAAGCGGCAGGTCCGGACGACCTTCGCCTCCAGTTGATAGGCGTCGAGTAGCTCGCGGACGACGCGGCGACCGCGGGCGGAGGTCTGCTCGGAGACGCGAATCCGCCCCGCTCGGCGGGCGAGTTCCACGAACTGGTCGGGGCTGCGGAGGTCCTCCTGGCTGCCCCGCTTGATCCGGAGTCGGGCCGGGCGTGGACCTGCTTCGGTCTCTTTGACCTCCAGGCGACCGTCGAGGACGCGCTCGCCGTCGCGCTGGACGACCACCTGAAAGTCCTCGCCGTCCTCGTGGAGGAACAGCGTATCGACCTGCGTAACCTGCTGGGACACACCCTACGTAGGGCAACGGCGGTACTTGAGTCGCTCGGAGACGAGTTTTGCCACCACAATAGGTCAAGACGTTCCGTCAACGACGTGGGTTTGTGAGAAGAGTCCTGGGTGCACTTCGAATTCGGTTTGCTCAACCCGTCTCATTCGGAGTCGTATGATTGACTGTATTGGTAGTAGGCGACAGTAAAAATACCGAAGACGAAGATGGCACCAACTACGAATCCGAGCCATACGGCGTATCTATTTACGGAGGACATGGAACCACCGACCGCACCACCCACGATCATCATCGCATAAATCACGACGAGACCGAGGATAATCCTGGTGACGAAGTTCTCCTCGACAGGAGTTTTTGACATACTATCAATATCTGATAATGAATGAAAAATTTTCCGTTGAGAGTTCGGGAGTCTGCCGGACTCACTGATACCGGCCGCGTCCCTCGATCTCGCGGAGACGATCCAGCACCGCCCCGCCTTCGTCTGCCGTCTCGCGATAGGCGTCCTCGGCGGCCGATCGCAGTGCCTCGGGGTCGTCAGCGGTTCCAGCCAGCGACTGGGCGAAGACGTGGAGGTCCATCGCGTGATCCTCGGCGTGGCCGGTGTAGTAGCCCAGGCCGAAGTCGATGAGGTGAGTGCGATCTTCTGAAACTCTGACATTTCGCGTCGTCGGATCGCCGTGGACGAACCCCGCGTCGTGGATCGTCGCCAGGTGTCGCCCGACGTCCCGGACCCGATCGAGTGTCAGGGCCTCACGGAGATCCCGCTCGCCCAC contains:
- a CDS encoding DEAD/DEAH box helicase, whose product is MSQQVTQVDTLFLHEDGEDFQVVVQRDGERVLDGRLEVKETEAGPRPARLRIKRGSQEDLRSPDQFVELARRAGRIRVSEQTSARGRRVVRELLDAYQLEAKVVRTCRFCASAGKYSPITSETAIDADGEDICPSCAITELERELAYHGDVTGTARDRLEELLLDVQDLERIVNLLSGELDPELTKFDEISATVEDIDLVPTDSLSLHPGMQQKLEGQFDELLPVQSLAVENGVTDGQDQLVVSATATGKTLIGEMAGIDRVLNGKGKMLFLVPLVALANQKYQDFQAEYGDIADVSLRVGSSRIRGDGGGFDPSADIIVGTYEGIDHALRVGHDLGDIGTVVIDEVHTLGEGERGHRLDGLISRLKYYCESGGKTAARSNRSGGRGGSASSSQSGDTQWIYLSATVGNPGSLADSLSAKLIEFEERPVPIERHVTFADDYEKVDIENKLAKRAFDTKSSKGYRGQTIIFTNSRRRCHEISRRLEYSSAPYHAGLDNKRRGEVESLFADQELAAVVTTAALAAGVDFPASQVIFDSLAMGIEWLTVQEFSQMLGRAGRPDYHDKGTVYLLVEPDGVYHNSQEMTEDEVAFKLLKGEMEPVTNRYDESAAVEETLANIVVGGSAAKRLNDRMLGEVPTKHAIGKLLEYEFIDGLEPTPLGRAVTRHFLSPDRAFLLLDGIRKGRDPFDIVAEVEFADEEL